GCCGCGCTGCGCCAGGCGTGGCACACCTTCCGCGACGACCAGGACGCCTGGGTGGCGATCCTGACTGGCGCTGGCGACCGCGCATTCTGCGCCGGGGCGGACGTGAAGGAGATGAGCGCGCGGCGGGAGAGCGGCGAGCCGGCGTTGCCCTTCGTGGCGCTCGACATGGATCCGTCCATGGAGAGCGGCTTCGACGTGTTCAAGCCGACGATTGCCGCCATCAACGGCTACTGCATCGGCATTGGGCTGACGATCGCGATGGCCTGCGACTTCCGCATCGCCGCCGAGCATGCCAAGTTCGGCTACACGGAGGTGCGCATCGGCGTGCCCACGATCATCGGCGCGATCCGGACCTCGTGGGTGACGGGGATGCAGACGGCGCTGGAGATGCTGCTCACCGGCGACCTCTTCGACATCGAGTACG
The DNA window shown above is from Burkholderiales bacterium and carries:
- a CDS encoding enoyl-CoA hydratase/isomerase family protein, giving the protein MTTTSPVLYERRGHVAYITMNRPESLNAMNSAQSAALRQAWHTFRDDQDAWVAILTGAGDRAFCAGADVKEMSARRESGEPALPFVALDMDPSMESGFDVFKPTIAAINGYCIGIGLTIAMACDFRIAAEHAKFGYTEVRIGVPTIIGAIRTSWVTGMQTALEMLLTGDLFDIEYAKAKGFVNKVVPGDQLMAEAERLAERLCQNGPLAMKVTKEVLVRGQRMPLSEAWRLGEALRAHARQTEDAREGPRAFVEKRPAQFKGR